One Molothrus aeneus isolate 106 chromosome 6, BPBGC_Maene_1.0, whole genome shotgun sequence genomic window carries:
- the CHURC1 gene encoding protein Churchill, with the protein MCGGCVGTEYPERGTTCLEGGSFLLNFVGCAQCGRRDFVLVSNRAEGLQDGEEIVTYDHLCKNCHHLIARHEYTFSVVDDYQEYTMLCLLCGRAEDSISILPDDPRQMTPLF; encoded by the exons ATGTGTGGCGGCTGTGTGGGCACCGAGTACCCCGAGCGG GGCACCACCTGCCTGGAGGGCGGATCTTTCCTCCTGAACTTCGTGGGGTGCGCGCAGTGCGGCCGCCGGGACTTCGTGCTGGTCAGCAACCGGGCCGAGGGCCTGCAAGACGGGGAGGAGATCGTCACCTATGACC ACCTGTGCAAGAACTGCCACCACCTGATCGCACGCCATGAGTACACCTTCAGTGTGGTGGATGACTACCAG gaATATAccatgctgtgcctgctctgtggCCGTGCAGAGGATTCCATCAGCATTCTGCCTGATGACCCTCGCCAGATGACCCCGCTGTTCTGA
- the RAB15 gene encoding ras-related protein Rab-15 isoform X2, translated as MKTIEVDGIKVRIQIWDTAGQERYQTITKQYYRRAQGIFLVYDISSERSYQHIVKWASDVDEYAPDGVQKILIGNKADEEHKRQVPKEQGLQLAREYGMDFYETSACSNLNIKESFTRLTELVLQAHRKELDELRGLPRAPTLARLEEDEQQPLGSEDTPKTCWC; from the exons ATGAAGACCATCGAGGTGGATGGGATCAAGGTGCGGATACAGATCTG ggacacagctggccAGGAGCGGTACCAGACCATCACCAAGCAGTACTACCGGCGGGCTCAG GGCATTTTCCTGGTGTACGACATCAGCAGCGAGCGCTCCTACCAGCACATCGTGAAGTGGGCCAGCGACGTGGATGAG TACGCACCCGATGGCGTCCAGAAAATCCTCATCGGGAACAAGGCAGACGAGGAGCACAAGAGGCAAGTGCCCAAAGAGCAAGGGCTGCAG ctggccagGGAATACGGGATGGATTTCTACGAGACCAGTGCCTGCAGCAACCtcaacatcaaggag TCCTTCACACGGCTGAcggagctggtgctgcaggcgCACCGCAAGGAGCTGGATGAGCTGCGGGGGCTGCCCCGCGCCCCCACCCTGGCTCGGCTGGAGGAGGacgagcagcagcccctggggagcGAGGACACCCCCAAAACCTGCTGGTGTTGA
- the GPX2 gene encoding glutathione peroxidase 2 isoform X1 yields MTVPIAKSFYDLSATSLQGEKVDFGVFRGRVVLIENVASLUGTTVRDYTQLNQLQARYPRRLVVLGFPCNQFGYQENGTNEEILNTLKHVRPGGGFEPNFTLFQKCQVNGSDTHPVFAYLKAHLPAPADEPAHLMAEPRFVVWSPVRRSDISWNFEKFLVGPEGEPFRRYSPRVPTAQLEPDIQRLLKLAK; encoded by the exons ATGACCGTCCCCATCGCCAAGTCCTTCTATGACCTGAGCGCCACCTCCTTGCAGGGGGAGAAAGTGGATTTTGGTGTTTTCCGGGGCCGCGTGGTCCTGATCGAGAACGTGGCTTCGCTCTGAGGCACCACGGTGCGGGATTACACCCAGCTCAACCAGCTCCAAGCCCGCTACCCCCGGCGGCTGGTCGTGCTGGGCTTCCCCTGTAACCAGTTTGGATACCAG GAGAACGGCACCAACGAGGAGATCCTCAACACCCTGAAGCACGTGCGGCCCGGGGGTGGCTTCGAGCCCAACTTCACCCTGTTCCAGAAGTGCCAGGTGAACGGCAGTGACACCCATCCCGTGTTCGCCTACCTCAAGGCTCACCTGCCCGCACCGGCCGACGAGCCCGCACATCTGATGGCCGAGCCCCGCTTTGTCGTCTGGAGCCCTGTGCGGCGCTCCGACATCTCCTGGAATTTTGAGAAGTTCCTGGTGGGGCCTGAGGGGGAACCGTTCCGGCGCTACAGCCCCCGtgtgcccacagcccagctggagccCGACATCCAGCGTCTCCTCAAGCTGGCCAAGTAA
- the GPX2 gene encoding glutathione peroxidase 2 isoform X2: MSSRSMPCHELLRQGEKVDFGVFRGRVVLIENVASLUGTTVRDYTQLNQLQARYPRRLVVLGFPCNQFGYQENGTNEEILNTLKHVRPGGGFEPNFTLFQKCQVNGSDTHPVFAYLKAHLPAPADEPAHLMAEPRFVVWSPVRRSDISWNFEKFLVGPEGEPFRRYSPRVPTAQLEPDIQRLLKLAK, translated from the exons ATGAGCAGCCGCAGCATGCCGTGCCATGAATTATTGAGGCAG GGGGAGAAAGTGGATTTTGGTGTTTTCCGGGGCCGCGTGGTCCTGATCGAGAACGTGGCTTCGCTCTGAGGCACCACGGTGCGGGATTACACCCAGCTCAACCAGCTCCAAGCCCGCTACCCCCGGCGGCTGGTCGTGCTGGGCTTCCCCTGTAACCAGTTTGGATACCAG GAGAACGGCACCAACGAGGAGATCCTCAACACCCTGAAGCACGTGCGGCCCGGGGGTGGCTTCGAGCCCAACTTCACCCTGTTCCAGAAGTGCCAGGTGAACGGCAGTGACACCCATCCCGTGTTCGCCTACCTCAAGGCTCACCTGCCCGCACCGGCCGACGAGCCCGCACATCTGATGGCCGAGCCCCGCTTTGTCGTCTGGAGCCCTGTGCGGCGCTCCGACATCTCCTGGAATTTTGAGAAGTTCCTGGTGGGGCCTGAGGGGGAACCGTTCCGGCGCTACAGCCCCCGtgtgcccacagcccagctggagccCGACATCCAGCGTCTCCTCAAGCTGGCCAAGTAA